The genomic region AGATAAAGGAACCCAAACCATTGGACTTTTTTACCCATCCAGCAAACTGTTGGAAAAGAAGGAGCTTGAGCTGAtttcacaaaaagaaaaggtggAAAAGATGAGTGATCATAAGCCTCTCCTGACAGCCATAAGTCCTGGAAAAGGTTAGAAGTTCTGAGTTTATGATTTCTAAACAATTTATGACcttgctttttttcttgaaaatattaTAGTGTATGGAATGTGGCATCAATGGGACACTGATTCACATCTTTAAAAGTCTGTGTTTCCACCAGCCACTTGTAAATGCACTGCCTTAGAATTCAATCACTGATCTCCACCAATACCTAAAATAAAGCTATCATCAATATCAAAATTTGGGTTACTGAGCCCTGTGCAGCCTTACTAAATTGATAGCACTTTGATTTCTTCAGATGCCACAAGACTGGAGGCAGGTGTCCTGTATGGGAATTGGAAACCACTGAACAGCTCCCAGTTCCcagcagcctccccagcccctgccatgtgaacttcaggcagagctgtgaTGGCACCTGCAGGGATACTGATAAACAAAACTCTGAGACACAGAGGGTCAGAGCTCTTAAAAATATGATGAGGTTCATCTACATGAGCAACTTGCTTggggtgctgctgtggaataACTTATAGAAGcttcagaagcaaagaaaacTGAACTAGAGCAAGGGATTCTTAATAGGATTATAAAAATATCACTCATTGAAGAGCCTTTCCTCTCACACACTACAGTAGGAGCAGTATCAGTAGTGCTGACAACTTTCTTTCACAGTGAGTTTTGTGGTCACTTTGTGTTGTCATCTTATCATAAATctcccataccttctcagtgGTTTCCATGGGCATCTCTTCACAGCACTGGctccttcttcacagcacaaccaacaaactccatctctctcctcacccagctaacccaccCTTCTATAGCACTCATCATtactggacacagctgtggcctcttaagggcaggcctgttcctcatctttggtgattagtacagctgcaactcctcaagggtgagattaccttctgtgctattctcttacattctatccctccacaacTTTGTTCTTTGTGGAATCACTTGGCTGCTTGCTGTCATTAAATGCTTGCCATTTTTAGAGGTTTTAGTTTTACGATCCTGAGAAATCTTCAGCTTTCTGGATCCCCAACCCTTGAAGACAGTCCATCAGTTTTAATTAGGGATCTAATAAATGGCTCAGTGGGCAAAATTGTCTTTAATCTCACAGGGCAGTCCAGCTGGGCAATCCACAGGATGAGTTAATTTTAAATCATTACAGCACCAAACCCTGGTTTAGAGGAGCAGTTACTCTTTTGGATCCACTTTCTCATCTAGCTCTCTTCAGCAATCAGATGATCAACCCCTCAGGCTGTTACCAGAATCAATTTTCTGTTGGGTAGTAAAAGTTGGTAATGAATGTTAGAAATTCCTCTTTTGACTCTGTGTGTCTGTATTCAGATGGCCTCTGATTCTCAAAATAATCACTGGGGAAAtctgttttcctcctcccttcctgTGAAATGTGACATGTTCTCTTAAGCATCACTGTAGGAAATACTTGACTCAACATGTCAAGGAGCTTAATTTAGTCAGAAATAAAACAGGATTGGCTCCTAATAGtgcaaagaaaacagcaaagtCACACTGAATATTTGTATATCTTTGTCAGAAACACAGCTCTTGACTTGTGAGTGAGAACTGCTGTCACTGGGAAAAGTTGGGCAGAAATTCTGAGCTGCTTTTGAATTCTTTTCACTTTTATCCACTTAGCAGAGGTAACTTTGTTGAAGTTGCACTGTGTAATGTATTCTCCTTTATATCCTGCCAAGGACTGAGGAACTTATTTCATTCCATAAATCAATAAATGTCTCTTACAGTCATTTCATGCTGAGTCGTATACATGGCTTGAAACTATCTGTATCAACAAGACCATGCACTATCACCCAGGAAAATCTCATTTATTTATGTCAAATATGACAATTATTTCTTCAATTAAATAGGATCAGACATTTGATATTCAAGTTTTTAAATAGCAAGCAATTAAATAAAATGGTGGAGGTTATTATTTCTTGACCCTATCAACTATTAACTAACCTTTTTATGtgtgaagattaaaaaaaaaaaaattaaacagttaAGAAAGGGGCAAACAACAGCAGTACCAAAACACTAATCCTCTGGTGTATGctgtatttcttttatttgctGTACTTTCAGTCTGTTTTGAACAGGAAGCAAGACATTTACCAGGTAAACATTACAATGAACTTCCCTTTTCTACTCTAACAAAGGTTAAATCAGTGTGATATAGGTATAACGAGATCTAATAGAACATCAACCATGCAAGAATATGTTCCTGACCATCTggattttttcaaataaaatctgGGGATCTGGGCTAGTTATGAAGCACTTTATTGCAAATAATACTGACTTCTATGGAGAGATCACTCAGCAAGTAGTCTATTTTAGATGTTTTAAACACTGCTTTCAGCTTGTATTAGTATTTGGAACAATTTATGTTGTTCTGTGgatccttctttttctattcatTTAAAGCTGCTTAACAAGTAAGATTTGTTGGTTTAGTTTGTCATAGCATCATTTGTCAGCCTTGAGTCTTCCAAGCACAAAACTCTTTGTGCCTTTTCTTTATCTTGTAAAAGCCAGAGCAGCACTTTCCTTCTGGCTTGGTCTCTTTTCACTGTTTTAAGCTCCACTTAACATGAAGGAAAGGATAAGGTCAGAGCAGCTGCATTGTGTAAGTTAAATGAGGTTACCAAGCCTACACAGTTTATTTACAACAAAATGAATCATGCTCTGTATTTACCATGaggatgctaaaaaaaaaaatcagccagaTCCTGAAAACAATCAGTTAAAAATGAGAACAAGtccatttgttttttttctctgatgaaAACAAAATGGAGCTGTGGAGTTGCCTGGACAGGAGATGCAAAAAGCTCTAAATGGCTTAAGATGAGTTTTTAATCCAGGCACATTCAGCCCCTCATGTTATGTGCCTTCTATCAGCATAAAGGAATGCTGACTCTCTCCCAGCAATCCTGACAGGCAAAAGAGCAGGAATGCTTAAGCTTTTAATATGCTCTTACATACAGAATTGAAAGGAATTCATTTGGAGGATAATTTACACAGACCAAAATGTTGTGTATCCTGAGTTTCTGTGTTTGCAGTTTCCAGATTTGGATTATTGTTCCCTGTCAGTTATCCCAAATCAACTAAAAATCAGTTCAATAACACATAATTGCTTAATTGTaatattttacttcttttcTTATGATCTGGAGTAGTGTGAGATTTTTCCCTTCACATAGAACCAGTTTTGACTCCTAAGGATCATTCCAAGACATGGCTTTGTGTGAATAGAGGGCCCTAAGGATGAATTATAACTACAGATAAAACAGTGTTTCACCTGGCTTTTTAGGGTATAACTTCCTTCTCATTCTCATTATTAGatgaattttctatttttttttttatctcaatGAAACTGTGCTATCTTTTAAATCTTCCATCACTTGCCTAGAAGGAATGTTAATCACATTTAAGGATTTTTCTCCCTGTGAACAGGTTACTGGAGAAAACAGCTGGATCATGTTTGTGCTCATTTAAGAAGTTATTCCCAGAACAACCTTGAATTCAGAACACTGATTGGAGAACCTCAAATGGGAAAGGTAGGAAGGAGCTTGAGAGTAACATCTCCCTATGGAGGGTCATGAAAAGATTATTGTGGCTGCTACATAAACACTGGAAAAGTAAATGTCTCCCTTTTCTTTAGATGTTGATCTGTTTGTCATTTGTCTTGTTTGGTTGTTCCATTTTTTGGTTAGTCTTCTCCTGAAgacttttttctgctttttttccaatGGCAATTCCTATTCTCTCACCTAAGAGCTGTAAGGGGAGTGAGAAATCCTTTGCTCAGCTGCTTTTATATGGTAAGAAGGTGGAAACCTTCTAGGACTCTTTCCTAAGGAATAGATACTCCAGTAGATACTTGCTATCTGATTTCTATATTCACTGAGACCTACTGTGCACCAGGATGTCCAGAAGCTGTAATGCAACTACAAGAGAATATCTGCTTAATAGAGTTGAGATACAGTCTATTGCAACTTATTTCCTCTGCTAGAGGATTCAAAGAATATAAAATTGCCTAGGGAAGGctattcctgctgcttcctggccTTCTGTTAGTTTATTAGTTTATTATTTACTAAAAGCAGTGCCCCCAGAAGTAACAAATGGCTCAAAGCAGATGCCAACTATCTGGGTttaatgctgctttttcagtttttcatgtGGATTAGAAATATATTCAACCTTACCTCAAAATTCTTGACCAGCTGCAATATAATCTTCATTCCACCTCTTTACAATCCCCTGTGCACTCATTTTTGTATAACTTCCATAGACTTATTGCCAGCAGTACTGTCTCAAGGAATTGATACACAAAGGTACCAAAGTTTGAATACAGACTGGTGTCACTAAAGCAGCCACCAGTTCTCCTGGATCTGGGAGTCCCAAGAACAACACAGCCTTTTATGCAGCTACAAAATCTCAGTGGAGAATGACTGAACTTCCATGAAATGCAGCCTTATGACAGTTTTGGATTTCAGTTGTTATGAAATTTCCAGTTTCTCAAAACACACCTGCCCATTTCTCATTGACATGGGAAGTGTTGGTACAATATCACAGGGAGGCAAAAGCCACATCTGTGATTTTGTGCATTGGCTGCACAAGAAACACCATCAGCAAGAATTATTCTTTAAAGTacttctgtggggtttttttgctaagATATACTAATGGCTGCTCTTTCCTTTTAGATCAATTATGCCACCATCTCTGAAGATGACTATGAAGTCACTATTACATTGAATTTTGCTGCTGTTAAAAAGGTCAGTTCAGGGCATGGGGCCTGTTGAGAGGCAGCTGATCTAAAGCTGTCACTAGAGCAGTGTAATGctgatatattttaaattcaggTCTAAACAAGAAATGCTTTTGTTCAGAGGGTGTTAACTTACCTCTTCagagaaaataatctttttgtttctctgttgGAGCTGGATGAACAGGTATCTTTATCTGATTAAGCCAGACTTCATGGTTATGTTGCTATCATCTCACATTTTGTTGGTTTGCTATTAATATTAACTGTCTTCTTTCAGCTGATGTTGTTTGATGATTCTAGCACCTCTTAGCCTTTGATCTCAGAACCTGCTTTCCTTCAGCCTGCAACGTGTGCTCTTAAAAATTAAGCTTAGTAATTTGCAATAGTTTGGAGATAACTTTTGTCAGAGCTCCAGTTAGCTCTATTCAAAATCTGGAATCTCTATCTCAGGAATTACCACATTCCAAAAATCACAACATACACATTTCCAGCTTTTCAAGATGAAAATCTATCATTTCAAAAATCCAAAATTCGGACTGCATCTCTTGTGTGGGATCTTGGAAAGCTTACCTTGCCATGTGATGCCTGAAAAACGGTATCACATCATTTCAGAAGTGGAATTTCTCCAATGGTAGAAACACTTTCATTTAGATGAGAATCTTCATTTCATTAACTGAGGTTGTATCACTTTTTTTCTAAATCAAAAGAAATACCTAACACAAGGTTCAGAAAAAATTGCTACATAATTTTGCCTCAAAACAGAGTTTAATTACATATGATAAGTTCTTGTGGTAATTTGACACTTATATTCATAGTCTATGTATTTTCTAATAGGCAAGTGTTGTGCCTCTAACATTATAGCAGCATTACATGATAATCTTAGTAACTGCCTGCATTTGATGATTCTACAGGATAGTCATCCTAACAGAGCAGTGAAGTTCAGCAATTACCTGAGTGCTGGAACAGAACTCACAGATGGACAGGATGGCAGTCAGACTAATTTTGGtgagttttttttcctccctgtctTTACAGTAGACCATAAATAGAGCAGCGAGGAATACAGAAGTAGTGCTTGGAAGCTCAAACACAAAGGCAGGCAAACATTCTGTGCCTATTTAAGTTGGTCTTTTAAGTCTCAAAACATGTCCAAGTTGAGATTTAAGCAATGTACAGATGCTTTCAAAAATTCCTAGGAACTTGATCCCTGGAGAGCTGAGGAGAGCAGTGAACTGCAGCCACAGGTCACAGCAGTGCTTTTATTATAGCACTAAAACTTTAGATGTTTCACATACTCTCTCACAAGAAGAACCATAAATATCAATATTATCTCTActtctgagctctgccagggacTGCCAGCTCTGGCACATTTGGCAGAGATGAGAAATTATGAAATACATTCATGTAGAGATGTTGTTAAACTGCAGTCTCCCACTGGTGTCAGTAACAGCTCAGCATTTTGGGCATCTCATTTTGGACTTAGGTTTTCATTAAATCAACCAGTTGTAAAGTCAGCATTACAATTCAGGAATTCCTATAGCATCATTTGACATATTTAATTCACATGTAAGATTCATCCACTTTGTGCTTCCAGTCTGAGGCTTGGCAAGAGGCAGTCActgcactgggagctgtgcaAACCTTTTGTTAAAACCAGTTTGAACTGCAACAAGTATTTCATCACTTTCTCATGTGGAAAACTGATAAATACTGCTTTGATTTTGGATAAAGTATTTCCAGATCTCTGCTCCAAGTTCTAGTTAGGATACTCACTTTGCTTTGAATTAAcacttgttttcatttctggTAGGCAGAGATGATCCTAATCTCTTCAATTCAAGAGGCAAAATAAAGAGAACCAAGTCAAAAACACTCATGGGACAGGAATCTAAGCTCTCTGTAAGTATCCTCTGCAAATCCAGGAAAATAGATTCACAGAGCAGCACTAACATGCAGGAGGGCATCCAGGCATTAAAATAGAAAGGTTTTAACCCTGACTGGGGGTGGGGGATAAAAGTCCAACTTAATATAAAACCTAGACATTGGTAAGTGACATTTAGTTCAGAACTGAAAAtaactaatttatttttctcagagtttaattagatttttttctctcattttgaaCCCTTTCAATTTTGACACTGCATTAGCCTAAGGACTGTTGCAGTGATTCtcttacagatttttttcagaagcaACATCAAATGGAGGTATTGTCATCTTCCCTTAACTTTACAACATTTAACTCCATAGAAGCCTAGTTTAATTCAAGAAGCAAGGATTCACTTCCCCTGGAGACCAAATTTCCTGAAAGAACTGTCTACTAAAGGGATTGTCAGTAATGACATGGAAAATTTCAAAAGGGAAATGTACATTAATCTAAGCTTGGATCAGTCAGCCAACTCAACAGGTGGGAGAAGATACAGAGCTCTGTGATGAGTCCAGAGATAAAAATGCTTTGCCAAGTGACTGAGCTTTCAAAATAAGAAAAGGTTGAAAGCtgggaagaaataaaaggaaaaggttttaggttttgttgtttgttaaGATTTAGTAAATTCACTGAGGCAaaacatacatatttttaaaacaaaatacttcCACAAGTTCTGGAAGCTTCATACTTTACTCCTAAACATGTAGCCATGTTTAATTTTACTGTGTTGAGGAGATCTTTGTAgagccctggagagctgcattGCCATAAAGTGAATAATTTGCAGACACACATTGCTGAATGAAGACCTCAGTAGTGAGATATTAGCCAGGGTTACCCAACACTTGCTCAGGTTCAGAAAGACATTCCCAAAGAAGTCAGGGATTAGTAACTGAGGCTCAGATACATCAAATTCTTGCCACAGTGTGCATTTTGAACTTTCATTCTATGCAGAATCTGGCCCACTTACTTGTATTTTCTCTGTGTGAAATGTTCCTGGCTGTTGTGTCTCCACAGCCAGAGTCCAGACAGCTGCTGGATGAGCTGGGTAAAACTGGGAAAGGAAGAATCACCTTCATAGAACAGTTACTCAGTGATGTAAGTAACACTTGCTGGAGTTTCCTTTTTCAACTCTTTGGCTGTCTACTGCATGAATATTAGCCTGGAATGCAACTTCAGCTTGATGATTAGGTGACAACAGCCTTGCAATACCAGGCTTCAGATTGAAAGAGCATTTTAGAGAAGATGGAGCCTGTTTTACATTTACAGATGATCTCCCCAAATCTCTATTTGGTCAGTGGATAAGGCAGTCTTCTCTGGGTTTgtcaaagccaaacaaaaaaaagtattaGTTTTATAATTTAGGATCATGTCCTCTGTATAGCAAAGGCAAGCATAATCTCTGTGTTTTGCTCTGGGATCTGATGTGGCTACTGTTACACACATTAACTCTGGCTTTGAGCTAGGAGATGACaaacattttcagaagaaagcaaaacaacacACTTTGAACCTCCCTCTGTCTTGAGCACAAAGCCCATTTGCCAACTTGAACTGGCCTAACACAAAAGCGAGGTGGAAGCTGAAGAATCTGTGAGGTTTTAGCAGCCCCCTTTGCCTGTGCTCTGTTCCAGGGAGCTGACCCCAAGTCCCTGAGCCAGGAGGAGCGCCCTGCCCTCACAGCTGCTGTCCTGAACAAGCACACAGGAGCCATCTCCCCTCTGGTGCAGAAAGGGGCTGACATTGAGCAGCAGTCAGGGCCGTGAGTTCCGATCCTCTGCCTCGGCTCTTGCCAACTTTTAACAAAAGAAATCACACATGCTCCAGTTCCAGAGAGAACTAAACCCCATCTCTTCTCCACAAATATGTTCCTTTCAAGGACACTATCCACACTCCCTCTTCCACTTGCCAGCTTTGAAGATTTCTCATAACTTCTGTTATAAAAGCTGCTGTTCTATTCACTTCCTTCCTCTACCCACTTCAATTGAATATGATAAACATCACCAAAGCCTACCACACTTCCTATGTGTTCTGTACCCTCCTATTCATCTTCCTAAGTTTTATTTGCCAAGTTTCCTCAGGTAGTAAGTGCATTGCTCATTCCTCCTGTGCAGGGACAACAACACAGCTCTCCATGAGGCAGTTCTGCTGGGactggagggagaggagggcatCCGAGCCCTCTTAGGGTAGGTACTGTGGTGGGCCCAGagcctgccctgtgtccctgagGGAAGCAGCATCCAGAAATTCCAAAGTTACTCCACATCAACATTCACCTACAAGCCACTTCATCATAAGTGCACTGAATTGAAGCAGTTTAAACCAATGTGTTCTGTATTTACAGCTGCAATGCAAGCGTGCAAAAAAAGAATGCAGCAGGGCACTCAGCGCTGGATTTGGCTGTTGCAGCTGGAGATAATAAGGTTATTTCCCTGTTCCAAGTAAGTGTGGATAGAGAGCACTGAACAAACTTATGTGACACAGGAACATTGCTCTCATCAATGTGTTATTACAGCAAACTTAATCCCCAAATAAAGTTGAAGGTTCTTTGACTTTGGGAGCAGCTGACCACATGTGTCCAGTTCTGTCTGCAGAATCCACGACCCTGGATCAGCTTGGGCCCTATAACAGTCAGATAGTTTCTCCAAGATTCCCCCATTCTTTTCCAGCAGTTCAGAGCACAATTCCCCTCTGACTGCACTCTATCCtgcaaattttcttttcctttccaagcAAAGGGACAAACCAAACCTTCCCAGGCACAAATACATTTCAATGCCTCTGAAATGTCTGTAATGCCTGATGAACACTGACACTTGAGCAACAGCACTGCAACTGTAACTGATGagcttaatttcttttttgatGTTAAAACTGCAGCCCATTGCAGTATAGGTCAGAGTCTTGTCCTCCAGAAAAATGAGTAAAACTACTTTGTTGTTCTGCCTTCAACTTTTATTTATAAATGCATCAACACGAGGCAGCAGCCAACTACAGACAGAAGTTTACAAGAATACCAGGCACACTAAGGTGTGGTATAACTCAATGTTATTAGCCACAATCCTAAATCCctgaagaattttttaaacTCCTTCTCCTTTCTATGTCCTAAAGTATCTAAAAGCATCGGTATATTCAGTACAAATATGGAAATGCATGTCAGCTCCTATGAGAAATACAAGTTTTAGCACCAGAACTACCAGTATCTCTATAAGACAGCAATACCTCTAAACAGGTagatttacaaaaaaaaaaaaaaagaaaacaagtaaACCCACAAATAATAATCCTTTAAAAACCAGCAGGAAAATTAGGAGAATCCTTGCAGAAAAAGATTTTGTATGCAGTGCATCAAACCCCAGGTACCTCCCAGACAGAGTGGGAGGAGTGAAGCAGAATTCCCTCTGCTTCTCAGGGACAGCCAGTCTGGAAGCAGCCTCAGGAAACACGGCCATTCAGTCACAGGGCAGTGCCATAGCATGTGGACAAGACAGGTGTCACTGGCAACTATGAAGCTGCAGCAGTCTAGGCCAGATTCTTTATACTACAGCGCTGGATCTTGGCTCTATCTTCAACCTTGGTCATCTGCTGAGAAACCTCTTTTTTCTGCAAAGAGTAAAAATAATACGATGTTACTGTCTACCACTAAGTGGAGTATCATTCAGCTTCGAGGAGAAAGCAGGATACATCCCACATAAAGCATGGCTGAGAACCAGGAAAGGGAACAGCGGCTGATGCAGCCCGAGCCTGCATGCAACAAAGCACTTTGCACAAAGCCTTGTGGTAAGGAACGAAGCCAGCTGAACAATTCAAAGCCAAGATGCCGTGTACGTACAAGTGCCTTTCTCGTTCGCATTTTTTCCAGCTTCAGGAACTCCTGCACCGTCAGGTTAGGAGGTTCTttctgaagagaaagaaaaccacaGGCCGCAGTGTGTTTTTTGTGCTCCTCCCTGAAAAGAGgcgaaaagaaagagaaaataaaagaggaggcagcagctcccagcgagCCGCACGCTCTCCCTGCCGAGCCCCTCGGTTGCCGCCAGCGGCTCCCCCGGTACTCACAGCGGGTCGTCGTCGGGCTCCCAGCCCTCCAGCTCCTTGAGGCAGTAGAAGCACTGCGCCACGTCGGGGCTGTTCTCGCTGGGGCTGTGCACGAagcccgccgccgccatctGCGGGCACACGGGAGGCCGTcagcgcccgcccggccccgctccgctcccgccgccccggccccgccgccccggccccgcgctcACCCGCTCGGGCGTGCAGGCGCAGCCCTCGGTGAAGGGCCAGTTGTGGAAGGTGGCGGCGCGGACGGAGTGGAAGTAGAGCCGCCACCCCTCGGGcagcagctcccggcccgccATGGCCCCGTTCAAACGGCTGCGCGCGCGGGGCagggcgggagcggggcgggcccgCCGCCCTCACGGAGCCCTCAGGGCGCCCGCGCAGCCGGACCAAAGGAAGCCTTTTCCTTGTGGCAGCGAATCAGAGCTCGGGAAACACTCGGGATTTGCTCCCCCGGTAGGAAAGGATGAGGTTCCGCCTTTATGCTTGGGAAAGCCGCGCTTTGTTAGGCAGTGCTTGGCTCCTCGGGCAGCGCGGTGTTGGCTCCTCAAGCGCAGCTCGGGTGACCCAGCAGCCGGGCTCCCGAGGCACcagagggaagcagagggcTGGAAACAGCGTTTGTCCGCTTGTTTCACGGCGTACCTTAGAAGAACCTCACCCCTTGCAAAGCCACGGCTCCCACCCCGAGGATCTCTTCACTGCCTTTGAGGATCTGCGGTTAAACGAGGGACCTGGATAAAAGaagctggctgcagctcagcaggtgacacagggctgTTATAACAGCATTGTCACTTGGCAGTCCCTGAGGGACAAAGCCACAGA from Agelaius phoeniceus isolate bAgePho1 chromosome 3, bAgePho1.hap1, whole genome shotgun sequence harbors:
- the BIRC5 gene encoding baculoviral IAP repeat-containing protein 5 codes for the protein MAGRELLPEGWRLYFHSVRAATFHNWPFTEGCACTPERMAAAGFVHSPSENSPDVAQCFYCLKELEGWEPDDDPLEEHKKHTAACGFLSLQKEPPNLTVQEFLKLEKMRTRKALKKEVSQQMTKVEDRAKIQRCSIKNLA